A section of the Pseudomonas prosekii genome encodes:
- the gyrA gene encoding DNA gyrase subunit A: MGELAKEILPVNIEDELKQSYLDYAMSVIVGRALPDARDGLKPVHRRVLFAMSELGNDFNKPYKKSARVVGDVIGKYHPHGDTAVYDTIVRMAQPFSLRYLLVDGQGNFGSVDGDNAAAMRYTEVRMTKLAHELLADLHKETVDWVPNYDGTEMIPAVMPTRIPNLLVNGSSGIAVGMATNIPPHNLGEVIDGCLALIDNPELTIDELMQYIPGPDFPTAAIINGRAGIIEAYRTGRGRIYMRARSMIEDIDKVGGRQQIVITELPYQLNKARLIEKIAELVKEKKLEGITELRDESDKDGMRVVIELRRGEVPEVILNNLYAQTQLQAVFGINIVALIDGRPRILNLKDLLEAFVRHRREVVTRRTVFELRKARERGHILEGQAVALSNIDPVIALIKASPTPSEAKEALIKTAWESSAVVAMVERAGADSCRPETLDPQYGLREGKYFLSPEQAQAILELRLHRLTGLEHEKLLAEYQEILNQIGELIRILSSAVRLMEVIREELEVIRAEYGDVRRTEILDARLDLTLGDMIPEEERVVTISHGGYAKTQPLAAYQAQRRGGKGKSATGVKDEDYIAHLLVANSHTTLLLFSSKGKVYWLKTYEIPEASRAARGRPLVNLLPLGDGEYITTMLPVDEYTEGHFIFMATANGTVKKTPLESFSRQRSVGLIALELDEGDVLISASITDGAREVMLFSDGGKVTRFKETDVRAMGRTARGVRGMRLPEGQKLISMLIPEEGSQILTASARGYGKRTAITEFPEYKRGGQGVIAMVSNDRNGRLVGAVQVLDGEEIMLISDQGTLVRTRVDEVSSLGRNTQGVTLIKLASDEKLVGLERVQEPSEVEGEELEGEGLDGEDGEAGAVFDGEVVNDDAAEDQQLDAAAGEEPQE, translated from the coding sequence ATGGGCGAACTGGCCAAAGAAATCCTCCCGGTCAATATCGAAGACGAGCTGAAGCAGTCCTACCTCGACTACGCGATGAGCGTAATTGTCGGGCGGGCACTGCCGGATGCGCGCGATGGCTTGAAGCCCGTGCACCGGCGTGTGCTGTTCGCGATGAGCGAGCTGGGCAACGACTTCAACAAGCCGTACAAGAAATCTGCCCGTGTTGTCGGTGACGTGATCGGTAAGTATCACCCGCACGGTGATACCGCGGTGTACGACACCATCGTTCGGATGGCGCAGCCATTCTCGCTGCGCTACCTGCTGGTAGACGGTCAGGGCAACTTCGGTTCGGTGGACGGCGACAACGCCGCCGCCATGCGATACACCGAAGTGCGCATGACCAAGCTGGCGCACGAGCTGCTGGCTGACCTGCATAAAGAAACCGTGGACTGGGTGCCGAACTACGACGGCACCGAAATGATCCCCGCGGTCATGCCGACGCGTATTCCCAACCTGTTGGTCAACGGCTCCAGCGGTATCGCCGTGGGCATGGCGACCAACATCCCGCCGCACAATCTCGGTGAAGTCATCGATGGTTGCCTGGCGCTCATCGACAACCCTGAGTTGACCATCGATGAGCTGATGCAATACATCCCTGGTCCGGACTTCCCGACCGCCGCGATCATCAACGGTCGCGCCGGCATCATCGAAGCCTACCGCACCGGTCGCGGGCGCATTTACATGCGTGCCCGCTCGATGATCGAAGACATCGACAAAGTCGGTGGTCGCCAGCAGATCGTCATCACCGAACTCCCTTACCAGCTCAACAAGGCGCGTCTGATCGAGAAGATCGCCGAGCTGGTTAAAGAGAAGAAGCTTGAAGGCATCACCGAACTGCGCGACGAGTCCGACAAGGACGGTATGCGCGTTGTGATCGAGCTGCGTCGTGGCGAAGTGCCTGAGGTGATCCTCAACAACCTCTACGCTCAGACCCAGCTGCAAGCGGTGTTCGGTATCAACATCGTGGCGCTGATCGACGGCCGTCCGCGGATCCTCAACCTCAAGGATCTGCTGGAAGCTTTCGTTCGCCACCGTCGCGAAGTCGTTACCCGCCGTACCGTGTTCGAACTGCGCAAAGCCCGCGAACGTGGGCACATCCTTGAAGGTCAAGCGGTTGCCCTGTCGAACATCGACCCGGTTATCGCCCTGATCAAAGCTTCGCCGACGCCGTCGGAAGCCAAGGAAGCGCTGATCAAGACTGCGTGGGAATCGTCCGCTGTAGTCGCAATGGTTGAGCGCGCCGGTGCCGATTCCTGCCGTCCGGAGACCCTGGACCCGCAATACGGTCTGCGCGAAGGCAAGTACTTCCTGTCGCCGGAACAGGCGCAAGCCATTCTGGAACTGCGTCTGCACCGCTTGACCGGTCTGGAACACGAGAAGCTGCTGGCCGAGTATCAAGAGATCCTCAACCAGATCGGCGAACTGATCCGCATCCTCAGCAGCGCCGTGCGCCTGATGGAAGTGATCCGCGAAGAGCTGGAAGTGATCCGCGCCGAATACGGCGACGTGCGCCGCACCGAAATTCTCGATGCCCGTCTCGACCTGACCCTGGGTGACATGATCCCGGAAGAAGAGCGCGTCGTAACCATCTCCCACGGTGGCTACGCCAAGACCCAGCCATTGGCTGCGTACCAGGCTCAGCGTCGTGGCGGTAAAGGCAAATCGGCGACCGGCGTCAAGGATGAGGACTACATTGCTCACCTGCTGGTCGCGAACAGCCACACCACGCTGCTGCTGTTCTCCAGCAAAGGCAAAGTGTACTGGCTGAAAACCTACGAAATCCCGGAAGCGTCCCGCGCTGCCCGTGGTCGTCCGCTGGTTAACCTGTTGCCGCTGGGCGATGGTGAATACATCACCACCATGCTGCCGGTCGACGAATACACCGAAGGTCACTTCATCTTCATGGCTACCGCCAACGGCACCGTGAAGAAGACCCCGCTGGAATCCTTCAGCCGTCAGCGCAGCGTTGGCTTGATCGCGCTGGAGCTGGATGAAGGCGACGTGCTGATTTCCGCTTCCATCACCGATGGCGCTCGCGAAGTCATGCTGTTCTCGGACGGCGGCAAGGTTACGCGCTTCAAGGAAACCGACGTTCGTGCCATGGGCCGTACCGCTCGCGGCGTGCGCGGCATGCGTCTGCCGGAAGGGCAGAAGCTGATTTCGATGCTGATCCCGGAAGAAGGCAGCCAGATCCTCACCGCTTCGGCGCGTGGTTACGGCAAGCGCACGGCGATCACCGAATTCCCTGAGTACAAACGTGGCGGTCAGGGCGTTATCGCCATGGTCAGCAACGACCGTAACGGCCGTCTGGTCGGTGCGGTTCAGGTGCTTGATGGCGAGGAAATCATGCTGATTTCCGACCAGGGCACACTGGTTCGTACTCGCGTCGACGAAGTCTCCAGCCTGGGTCGAAACACCCAAGGCGTGACCCTGATCAAACTTGCCAGCGACGAAAAGCTGGTCGGTCTTGAGCGGGTTCAGGAGCCATCGGAAGTCGAGGGCGAAGAGCTTGAAGGTGAAGGCCTCGACGGTGAAGACGGCGAAGCAGGTGCAGTGTTCGACGGCGAGGTCGTGAACGACGACGCTGCCGAGGACCAGCAGCTCGACGCCGCTGCCGGCGAAGAACCGCAGGAATAA
- the serC gene encoding 3-phosphoserine/phosphohydroxythreonine transaminase: protein MSKRAYNFCAGPAALPEAVLKRAQGELLDWHGKGLSVMEMSHRSDEFVSIATKAEQDLRDLLNIPSNYKVLFLQGGASQQFAQIPLNLLPESGTADYIDTGIWSQKAIEEASRYGHVNVAATAKPYDYFAIPGQNEWNLSKDAAYVHYAPNETIGGLEFQWIPETGDVPLVADMSSDILSRPVDISRFGMIYAGAQKNIGPSGIVVNIVREDLLGRARSLCPTMLNYKVAADNGSMYNTPPTLAWYLSGLVFEWLKEQGGVEAIGKLNEVKQRTLYDFIDASGLYSNPINKSDRSWMNVPFRLADDRLDKPFLAGADERGLLNLKGHRSVGGMRASIYNAVDIVAVNALISYMAEFEKEHG from the coding sequence GTGAGCAAGAGAGCCTATAACTTCTGTGCCGGTCCTGCGGCGCTGCCTGAAGCTGTCCTGAAACGCGCTCAGGGCGAACTCCTCGATTGGCACGGCAAAGGCCTGTCGGTCATGGAAATGAGCCATCGCAGCGATGAGTTCGTGTCCATTGCCACCAAAGCCGAGCAGGATCTGCGTGATCTGCTGAATATCCCTTCGAACTACAAAGTGCTGTTCCTGCAGGGCGGCGCCAGTCAGCAATTTGCCCAGATTCCGCTGAACCTGCTCCCGGAAAGCGGCACCGCCGACTATATCGATACCGGTATCTGGTCGCAGAAAGCCATCGAAGAAGCCTCCCGTTACGGCCACGTCAACGTCGCCGCGACTGCCAAGCCTTACGACTATTTCGCGATTCCCGGTCAGAACGAATGGAATCTGTCGAAAGACGCGGCTTACGTTCATTACGCGCCGAACGAAACCATTGGTGGCCTGGAATTCCAGTGGATTCCGGAAACCGGCGATGTTCCGCTGGTCGCCGACATGTCTTCTGACATTCTTTCGCGTCCGGTGGACATCTCGCGTTTCGGCATGATCTACGCCGGCGCGCAGAAAAACATCGGCCCGAGCGGCATCGTCGTCAACATCGTTCGCGAAGACCTGCTGGGTCGCGCGCGCTCGCTGTGCCCGACCATGCTCAACTACAAAGTCGCGGCCGATAACGGCTCGATGTACAACACCCCGCCAACGCTGGCGTGGTATTTGTCCGGTCTGGTGTTCGAATGGCTGAAAGAGCAGGGTGGCGTTGAAGCCATCGGCAAGCTCAACGAAGTCAAACAGCGCACTTTGTACGATTTCATCGACGCCAGCGGCTTGTACAGCAACCCGATCAACAAGTCGGACCGCTCGTGGATGAACGTGCCGTTCCGTCTGGCCGACGACCGTCTGGACAAGCCATTCCTCGCCGGTGCCGACGAACGCGGGCTGCTGAACCTCAAGGGTCACCGCTCCGTGGGCGGCATGCGCGCCTCCATCTATAACGCCGTCGATATCGTTGCGGTCAACGCGCTGATTTCGTACATGGCAGAGTTCGAGAAGGAACATGGTTAA
- the pheA gene encoding prephenate dehydratase has product MSEQELKALRVRIDALDTKVLELISERARCAQEVARVKMASLAEGEVPVFYRPEREAQVLKRVMERNQGPLGNEEMARLFREIMSSCLALEQPLQVAYLGPEGTFTQAAAMKHFGHAVISKPMAAIDEVFREVAAGAVNFGVVPVENSTEGAVNHTLDSFLEHDMVICGEVELRIHHHLLVGENTKTDSISRIYSHAQSLAQCRKWLDAHYPNVERVAVSSNAEAAKRVKGEWNSAAIAGDMAAGLYGLTRLAEKIEDRPDNSTRFLMIGSQEVPPTGDDKTSIIVSMSNKPGALHELLVPFHDNGIDLTRIETRPSRSGKWTYVFFIDFVGHHRDPLIKGVLEKISQEAVALKVLGSYPKAVL; this is encoded by the coding sequence ATGTCTGAGCAAGAACTCAAGGCACTGCGCGTGCGCATTGACGCCCTGGACACCAAAGTCCTCGAGCTGATCAGCGAACGTGCACGCTGCGCCCAGGAAGTTGCGCGAGTAAAGATGGCCTCGCTGGCCGAAGGCGAAGTGCCGGTGTTCTATCGTCCCGAGCGTGAAGCTCAGGTGCTCAAGCGCGTAATGGAACGTAACCAGGGGCCGCTGGGCAACGAAGAGATGGCGCGGCTGTTCCGCGAAATCATGTCTTCGTGCCTGGCGCTCGAGCAGCCGCTGCAAGTGGCTTACCTCGGCCCGGAAGGCACGTTCACCCAAGCGGCGGCCATGAAGCATTTCGGCCACGCGGTGATCAGCAAGCCAATGGCGGCGATCGACGAAGTGTTCCGTGAAGTGGCGGCCGGTGCGGTGAATTTTGGCGTGGTCCCGGTGGAAAACTCCACCGAAGGCGCGGTCAATCACACCCTCGACAGCTTCCTCGAACACGACATGGTCATCTGCGGCGAAGTCGAGTTGCGGATTCACCATCACCTGTTGGTCGGTGAAAACACCAAGACTGACAGCATCAGCCGCATCTATTCCCACGCGCAGTCGCTGGCCCAGTGCCGCAAGTGGCTGGACGCGCATTACCCGAATGTCGAGCGCGTCGCGGTTTCCAGCAATGCCGAAGCGGCCAAGCGGGTCAAGGGTGAGTGGAACTCGGCAGCGATTGCCGGCGACATGGCTGCCGGCCTGTACGGGCTGACCCGTCTGGCCGAGAAAATCGAAGATCGCCCGGACAACTCCACGCGATTCCTGATGATCGGCAGTCAGGAAGTGCCGCCGACCGGCGACGACAAGACCTCGATCATCGTCTCGATGAGCAACAAACCCGGCGCACTGCACGAGTTGCTGGTGCCGTTCCACGACAACGGCATCGACCTGACACGGATCGAGACCCGTCCGTCGCGCAGCGGTAAATGGACCTACGTGTTCTTCATCGACTTCGTCGGCCATCACCGCGATCCGTTGATCAAAGGTGTGCTGGAAAAGATCAGCCAGGAAGCAGTGGCACTCAAAGTTCTGGGTTCCTACCCGAAAGCGGTTCTCTAA